The genome window TACTTTGCTGACGCCCCGCTTGCCCCTTCATAATCTCCCACTAAAAATAAGTTAGTTATTAAAACAGGCTTTAACTGCTGGAAGTTTCAATATGTTGTTTAGGCAAAAATAACTTATCTAAGCTGCTTCCCTTTCAGTTTAAGATTGTGATTGCTCAGGTCTTGCTGGCTGACTTCTTCCTCGCCTTGGTGGTGGACCGAATTCTTCAGTTTCTGCTGGGGAGTGCAAAACTTAAAGTGCCTTCCTGAAACAGATTCCAAGCCTCCAACATCCCAGCAGTGCTGAGTATACAAGTGTGAAGGACAACACCGTGGGGACACACTTCCAGATTGCAAGGAGGATCTTTTATTCTTTTGACAGTGACTTagccctgctctggagcaggCCTGGGAAAGCTTTCTGCCGTGCTCGTTTGGAGACCACTTGGTGTAACAATCAAGGCTGCATGGGGCAATACACCTTTAAATAACATTTCCAGGACGTGACATATTGGGAATTTTGTACTGCCCTATGCTTGAGGAAGCGTTTACAGAATTTGGTAATTAAATTGGaatcaatgtattttaaaacacatttggaATTTCTTTTTGGGGGCTAGTAGTTAGTTACTCAAAAGTCGAGCTCTTACACTAACAGCTATTCCCTCTACGTGAGTTCTGAGGTTCAGACACAAAATTAGAGTCCCTCAATTATGAAAGAAACAAGGCAGGAAGAGTAGCTAGATTCACTTAGTCATAAATATGCAAGGAGGGCTTGAACAAAGACTTGTTTTAATTAGTATGacaatagcagcagcagcctctttaGCCCTTAGTTTGCTTAGTATTTCTGCTGTATAAAAAGTTGtcctcaaaaataaaaacaaagttacCTTCCCAGGGACAACGTCCAGAATAAAAAAGTTTTAGTAAGAGAGCTAAGAAAAAATATTCAATACCCAATGTTCATTAATCTTTAAACACAGACTGAACAAAATATTAGTGTCTTGCTGTCTGCTACACAAAAGTAAACCCTATGGTAAACCCTCGAAAACTTAGCTTCCATGGAGAGCTAAATGCAGGTGACAGTGGCATAGTGGACACCACAGTAAAATACAAACAGCAGCGAGTTTTAGTCCTGGGGTCAGCTGACTggctgcaggtttaaaaactgcagtgtagatatttgggtttggactggagccctggctctgcaaCCTCATGACTTggggggtctcagagcccagggtccAGCCCAAACCTCtccactgccatttttagcccaCCAACCCATGCCAGCTATGGCCATGCCtgtgtcttttattgcagtgtagacatagccctactAGGCTGCAAGTATAAATGCACTTATTTGACTTTGCTAGTAATCTTTCAAAAGTTGATGGTGCTCTCTAGTTCTCAAGTGGATTACaaatttaaatattacaaaattagAAGGCAGAAACAGAGTTCATTCAGTTCTTTACAAGAGTGTCCTTTGGAGAATTGAGTCCATCACAGCTGGTTGTGCAGTTTATGCACCTGTGGCAACAGACAGCCTCAATGGAATGATTTAGTAGGAAGAATATAACTTTATCTGCTAGAAGGGACACGTACCCCATGCTTTGGTAGCACTCTGTGCTGCTCGCTGCTAACAGATGCTGGGTGGGAGTCTGGCAGCTGCAGTCCTTTCAACTACAAAGGCATAGTCATactgaaacaaaccaaaaaaaaggtTTATAGATAGAAAATGCTACCTCATGCTCATAGCTGTTAGTACATACAGAACTCTTATTCAGCCACTCTAAAGCCTCCATCCTTTTGTACTCCAACTTGGTATTACCGGTGAGAACAGAGGGCAGGCTGCAGTGAATTACTTACCTCCTTCTCAATGTCAGCAAGAGACTTAATGTTCAAGTTCGTGAAGATGGAAAAGGCCTACAAAACAGAGGTAACTACAATAGGTAATATATTCCTGTTGTCCTAGCAGCCTCCTCCCACTGGTTCTTTATCCTGTAGAACTGTTTGCAACGCCCAGGAAACCAGACTTTTGCCATATGAACATAAACAGAATCATCAACCCGTGGGACTACATGACCCTCTTACTCACCCCTTAAATAGCAATTTAATTAAAAGGAATTGGTAAAATGTCCTTGTAAATTATAGTGATACTCACATTAGTCCCAGTAGTGATGCTGCTTTCAAATTTGGGGTGTAGTGCGAAAGGAACCCCATCcatggctgagaaaagagaaaTGATCATCAGAGCTGCAGATGAACAGCAGCCCTATGAAAGCACTGCATTGCAGTGCACTGGCAGGCCTGTAAGGAAAACCTGGTGCCTGGGACAGTCCCTCGACTGGTGAGTGCTAACTTGTGAATTGCCAGAGGGCTTGAAGAGTGAGTGAGAGGAACGCCCAGCTGGACTACCTTAGCCTATTCTTCTAACATCGCATTATGCCACTCCACTTATGAGAAGGAACAGGCGATAGAATACccaaactgctctctgggaaGCACCATGTGATAGTTTGGGTGTTCTGTCTGCATAACCCTGTCCAAGTGGAAGAGGTTAGAAATTCCAGCCCACTGCCTTTCCGATACCATAGTAACactgactggattttttttaaactaggtgGAGGAAAAAGACCAATACGACATTAAGCAACTAATATAATGCAGAGTGTTTGTCCTAAGCTAATTGTCAGACTTTGTACTTGGAAGGAGGACTTCACTTACCTGAGATGCCATAGAGGTTAGATGTATCATAAATGGAATCATCTCGCTTCATGGATACATGTTTTGAGCCAACTCTAGTCAAAGACTTTTCTGATGAAAATTCTGTCCTGCAGGGGATTAGACAATTTACAAATGGAGGCCTCGGTGTTTTACATTTGCAAAAcagcacccaaaaaaaaaaaaaaaaaattttaaatgaaaaacctcctcctgcagcagcagctcctgccccatggggctTGTTGGGCTGAGCTTCCCGCTCCAGCCATTGCCAGCAGGGACACTGGCATGCAGGGTGGCAGCAAGCTCAGAACTGGCCTACCCCTCACCATCATGACAGAGGAGCAGACGGGCCAACACTGAGTCCCACTGTGATCCCTGTGCTCCAGGGGCCAGGTCCCAACACTAGGAGCCAGACATCTGAGTCCAAccaggaagagctctgtgcagcttcaAAACTTGCCCCACTCATCAAAAatgtccaataaaaaaatatttccttaccCCCGGCCCCCAATATTCTGGGagcaacacagctgcaacaaTACTGCAAAATACTCAGATTCATTAGTGTCTTACACCAGAGCTGTGCCCTTAAAGCTAAGCAAACCTGAGCACACAGTATCCTCCTTCCATCCAGTCCCAGTCCCACCATGAATGGTGCATTTCCTGTGTGTGAAAAGGGGCAAAGGCCAGTGCCCGTCACTATTTTTGAAAGGGGGGCCACTTTGGCAAAAAACCTTCAACGTGAGAGCCACAGCAACCCGACACAGACGGTTGAACGCTCTGAGCTCTTTGTTAGTTGATATCATAATAGTACTGTTGTTGGTAATATTgtttggggttcaggaaggggtttggagtgctggctctgggagggggctcagggctggggtgcaggaggggtgttgGAGgctggctcggggctggggcaggggcttggggtgcaggaggggggtacAGGGGGCTCGCTCCAGAAGGCCGCAGGTTGGGTGGGAGAAGGTTATTCAGAACCTGCCCATTGAAGGGGATGGCATTTACTTCGGGTGGTCCTGAacccacgccactcctggaaggggcccatgtgcccctgcagcccctgtgggGGCAtgtgctctgcatgctgcccctctctgcaggcatcacgcctgcaactcccactggccacagttccccattcctggccaatgggagctgtgggggtggtgcttgcagcgCAGAGACCTCTGCTCCCCGCCTTATCTCGGGgaaggcagggagtctgccttagctgcagccccactgccactGGAGAGTGTGATCTACAAGGATCCGCACTTAGGCTCCATGGGAGTCAGCACTGGCTCATGCAGTGAAGAACACTGGGCTAAGGTATTTTCCAGAACCCTTGGTAGTAGCACCAGAAGAGAGCCATATGACAAAACATCAGAAGCCACATGGTCGCACCATAACAAACTGGGACTTACTCCTAATTCAAGACAGGCACCAATAAAATCAAAGGTGACGACTGATTACTTACTTTTTGTTATCCAGGTCTCTGGTCTCCAGTGAAAGCCCCTTCATTGCTGGACTGATGTTCCTTGGTTTTGGAAGGGGTTTAGGTTTGAGAAGTTGCCCCTTTTTACACCAAACAGCAAAGCTGCTAATTTccctggggggaggagaaaaacagATTATACTGAGAACTAAAGCCACAGAAAGTGGGACCTGCAGCCAGGGTGAAAGGATGGCAGCATCTTACCCTATCTTCACATAACATGGGACCACTTTATTCTTGCCACTCAGCATAATGTCAAAAACAACTAGGTCTGCCGCACCTAATGGGACAAGCTTCACACATATTCGTTTCTTCTTGGAAATGGACGTTTCTAACAGGGAAGCAGAGATCATGACATCACAAGAAATTCCTGCGTTTGTTTGCAATAAGGCTCATGGTATGTAACCTCAGTCTCTGCTGCTGGCCTTACCTGAACAGTGTGAATGCTGGCTCAAGAAAAAGCCAGGGTTAATGCTAGTGCTGTAAAAACATTACAGCTGGTAAGACGTTTTGAAGAGCTGAAATCCTAATCACCCAGCTTTAGATAACAAAGGCCCAGCGTCGCCGAAACAGAAAACCTTGCACAACACTGTCCCATAAATGCGGCCTATGCATTTTCAACTCTGACTGTACAAAGACAGGTGCTGTGACATGTCTACGCCCTGATCTCCCTAGCACACAGGAATACAACTCCCAAACATAGTACGTGGATTAAGCCTAGCAGAACGTTCACCAAGGCCAGGAACGCCTGCGTTCTAGTTCCAGCAAATCAATGGCACACCTACAGCACACCGTGCACTGTTGCTTCGTGTTTAATACAGTAGAAAGATGCTATAGCTGGgctgagggggggggaggggggcgtagGGGGAGGGAGCGCACCACAGGCATGGGGCAACAAGACTCACTTGGCTCTAAGAACTCCCGAATGTAAAGGTATCCTGTAGGCAGAAGCGTTTTCTCACTCAGGATCAGTACGTCGGCGACCACATTGCCTGGGGAGGTCTGAAAGAAAGACACTCAGGTCAGTCTGTAGCACTGGGTGACCACGGGGCTTAGAGGGCAGCAGATGCCCTCATCATGTGCGGGTGCAGGTTACCGTTAGGTCCACAGCCTCAGGGGAAGAGCGCGCGTGTGTGTGGCTAGGTTAAAGTTAATGCCATGCACTAAACTAAGGGGTCGAGCTCTAGCTCACACACTGGCAAGTAGCATTGGGTGAAGGCCCTCTGCGTTAGGGCCACGCCTGCATGTGACCCCCACTGGGTAATCACAGGGTAGGGGTAGGGTCAGGTTGCGGGCGGGATAGGTGCTGATGCAGCAGCGTTGGGCGCCTCCTACTTCACTGGCCACAGTGGAGGTGATGCACAAGACGTAGCCGGATTTCTGCCCAAATCCTTTCCCGAAGCTGGCTGTGGCTCCCTCCAGGGTCGAGGTGATCTGTGGGGGGAATGAGAGGCGCAGCCCCGtgagtctgtagccgcaaaaagaacaggaggacttgtggcagcttacAGACTAACGGAGtcatttgggcatgagctttcgagGGCTGCGGCTCACTGCAGGGAGGCCTCCTTCGTTGCTGatgttgttagtctctaaggtgccacaagtcctcctgtgctgggggggggggatgcagccAGTGACCTTGAGCCTGGCCAAGGGGCGCAGGGCCAGGCGGGAGTCGGTTCTCACCCCTCGTGGGGGGCAGGCCAGGGCCTCCGCCACTTGGGACAACTGCGCAGCCGGCGGGaagtggggcagagggaaagggggGCTGTTCTGTGGGGGGTTCCaaaggcagggggcggggctaggcatgtccgggggcagggggcggggcctgttcCCGGCGCGGGGGGACGGTTCaaagggcagggggcggggcctgttcCCGGCGCGGGGGGGCGGTTCAAAGGGCAAGGGGCGGGGCCTGTTCCCGGCGCGGGGGGGGCGGTTCAAAGGGCAAGGGGCGGGGCCTGTTCCCGCGCGGGGATGTCCGTCCCGGCGGCCCCGCTCTCACCGGTGTCCAGCCGGCGGGCGCCGCGCTGGCACTGGAGGCCCAGGCCACCCCGGTCAGCGGGGACTGCTCCGGCAGCGCCGCCATCTCTCCTCGCCCGGCGGCTTCGCTCCCCGCGTCCGGGCCTCCCCTCCCGgcgggaggcggggctggggaacTCACCCGGCCTCTTTCTCCGCCTATTGGTCGTCTCGGCGAACACGCTTCTCTGATTGGGCTCTTCGCGGAGAGTGACAAATCCGAGACCGAGAAGGAGCCGCCCTTCTGACCAGCGCGCACGCGCCCTTTGAACGCGGAAGCGGGAAATCACTGGCGGGGGCCTGCTACGCATGCGCCACCCACTTGCGCAGTGCGCAGGCGCTAGTGGTGTTCagtctttcctccctcccttccccccccgtCTGTTGGTTcgtcccctccctcttccctctcGGCGCTGAGCCCcgccccaggagcagagcccacACGTGGCAGCACAGGGGGGCGATGCCCCGCACTTTTATTCACAGCACAGGTAACCCTGAGAGCAAGGCAGGGTCCGGCGATACAGCTGCATCCGACAGAACAAGCCCTCTGACACCCCCCAACCAGCCACCGCACCCGCCCACCCCCCGGGCACCCCACAGTGCATTTACAAAGGCAAGTGGGTGCTAAGCCACCCCAGGCCTCCTGGACCTCTAGAACCACAACCTCTTAGAGAAGTGGGGAAAGAGCCTGCAGGGAAAGGTAATAAAGGCAAAGGCAAAAGGAGGCAAGGACAGCCATCTGCTGCAAGTCTGTGTTTAACCCTCAGGAGGCTGCTGGCACTGGGTGACTGGTGGCTTCTTTGGGGGAACTTTGAGTAGTTTCCGAATCGGTGAGTTTTCCAGTTGCTGAAAGGTCCTTGATGCTGGAAGGGAAGCAACAAAATCCTCAGTTATCTCCACCCGGTCTAGGGAAAGGCTTTGGCTAATCTGAAGCAGTTACAATGGAGCACAGACCTGGATCTAATTTTGGTTTTGGCCCAGTTTGCCTGAGGTCTTGAACAGGTTCCCTTGCTTTTCTGTGCATCAGATTCCCCACAGCTGGACTGTATACTCTGCTTTTAGGATGTGACCTAAATATGTATCCACAAACCCAACACTATGAGTCAGACGGCAGGGAAAGGGATTTTAGCCATTTACATTTCCTCCTGTTCCTAAAGGCAGAGTTCAGCATCCACAGATTTAGGGCTCACTTTATAAATCCTCAGACTGGtgaagaacataaaaacagccatactgggttaggccaaagttccatctagcccactagCCTGTCTTtgaacaatggccaatgccaggtgccccggaggaaatgaacagaacaggtggtaatcaagtgatccatcccttgttgcccaattcccagcttctggcaaaaaggctagggacaccatccttgccaatagccattcatggacctatcctctatgaatttaaactttttttttaaaaaaaaaaaaaaaccctgttatagtcttggccttcacaacatcctggcaaagagttccacaagctgactgtgcattgtgtgaagaaatacttccttttaatctctcctcatacagaagttgttccatccccctcatcatttttgttgcccttttctgattcCACTCtctctttttggagatggggcaaccacatctgcacgcagtattcaagatgtgggtgtaccttGGATGTGTACATAAGAGACCTGATATGGGAACAGCCTTAAATAGGCAATTGTGAGAGGTGTCATTTGTTATTTTCATTAACATGGCTATACTGTGTCTCACAATACAATATTCAGTAAAATGTCCCCAACAGCTATAGGTATCCAAGATTTCCTTGTGTAATATACTAGAATGAACTGCATACACAGGCAGAACCTCAGCAATGAAGAGGGTGGAGTAAGAgcttaaatataaaataaacaataaactCTTTCTAAGGTAACATGCACTCAATGTCATTTTTCCCTCAACAGGTTTTTAATGCTTCCTACAGTGGTCTAACAAGTACCGTGTGCAGCAAGTgtcatcacttaaaaaaaaaaaaacgaaccaCCTCTTCTAATGACAGCTTGTCAA of Natator depressus isolate rNatDep1 chromosome 20, rNatDep2.hap1, whole genome shotgun sequence contains these proteins:
- the MVB12A gene encoding multivesicular body subunit 12A isoform X1 translates to MAALPEQSPLTGVAWASSASAAPAGWTPITSTLEGATASFGKGFGQKSGYVLCITSTVASETSPGNVVADVLILSEKTLLPTGYLYIREFLEPKTSISKKKRICVKLVPLGAADLVVFDIMLSGKNKVVPCYVKIGEISSFAVWCKKGQLLKPKPLPKPRNISPAMKGLSLETRDLDNKKTEFSSEKSLTRVGSKHVSMKRDDSIYDTSNLYGISAMDGVPFALHPKFESSITTGTNAFSIFTNLNIKSLADIEKEYDYAFVVERTAAARLPPSIC
- the MVB12A gene encoding multivesicular body subunit 12A isoform X2, which codes for MAALPEQSPLTGVAWASSASAAPAGWTPTSPGNVVADVLILSEKTLLPTGYLYIREFLEPKTSISKKKRICVKLVPLGAADLVVFDIMLSGKNKVVPCYVKIGEISSFAVWCKKGQLLKPKPLPKPRNISPAMKGLSLETRDLDNKKTEFSSEKSLTRVGSKHVSMKRDDSIYDTSNLYGISAMDGVPFALHPKFESSITTGTNAFSIFTNLNIKSLADIEKEYDYAFVVERTAAARLPPSIC